The Natribaculum luteum genome contains the following window.
CCCTTCTATGAAATGCCGTATTGTTGGGATAGTATAGGGACTGCAGGTGGTGAGTTCACCGTACGCGACATAATTGGCTACAACATATACAAAAGCCTCGAAACCAGCTATGGATTTGCCTATACTGAATGCTAAAAAAGTGAGCTGATAGGTAGTTAGCAATAGAGCCACATTGTAGTGAACAGCGGACCTACTAGTTTTGGCCTGGCGATTGATCCAGCCGAGGATAGGTGTGCGTTTGACCGCGTCGCAAGACAGCCAAGCCGATGCTGAAATCCAGCAGTTTACGGGTGGTGGTAATATGCATTAGTAATATATTGGTGGAACTGGAAGTTGAGCAGAGATGAGACACAGATCCTCCCGTCGGCGGTTCCTCGCTGTGACTGGTGCGATAGCCCTCGCGGGCTGTACTGGTGTTTCGGACAACGACGAGACAGTCGACCTGCCCGACGAGAAGACGACCGATCTCGATCCGATCGGTACCGAGTGGCCGATGAAGTATGGAGACGCGCAACGTACTGGACACGTGGGCGTCGACTCCGGATCGAGACCGGACGAGCTCGCGTGGGAGTGGAGTGGTTCCAGTGTCATGACCAGGCCAGTGATGGCTGACAACCGGCTCTTTTTCTCACCGAGAGGATTTCAGGGGATGGCTCTCGATGCACAGACGGGGGAGGCACTGTGGAGTAAGGTGGATATCGCTGGACTTGGCGCAGCAGATAGCGAACTCGTATATGGGCGAAAGAACGGTATCGTCGCATACGATGCGAAAACAGGCGAAGTAGAGTGGAAACAGGATGCAGAGTATAGCGGGACCGCAACACTATACGACGGGTCCCTCTACTATGGAAGCAAGGGGTTCTGGAAACACTCAGCTGACGATGGTGAGTTGATGTGGTCTGTCGAAGAAAGTGGTACCACCGATCCGATCGCAGTCAACGATCGCGGTGTTTTCGGGATCGTCTTCGTAGATCGGATCGTTCACATCGATCACGAGGGAGAGTTCGTGTGGGAACAATCGACCGATGGTCGATTCGGTGATTACCTCACACTGGTCGACGATCTCGTTCTCGTGGATATGGACGCCAAACGTTCTGGACCTACCGATACGAATCTTCACGCGTTCGATGCGGATTCCGGTGAACGGCGATGGGAATACGAGATCGACGACTCGTATATAATCACGAACCCGGTAATCAACGACGATCGCATATTTGTCATGGATCGTGACGGGGTCGTACACGCGATAACGCTCGAGGGCGACCGTCTCTGGACGGTCGACGCCGATCCGAATTCCGAGGGCTGGTACGGATCGGCGATCCCCTACGGAATCACGGCGACGGACTCCTGGCTGTACGTAATGGGATTCGACGACTCCGTCCACGTGTTGGACCCGGATTCCGACTCGGGACTGACTGAAGCGAAGTGGGACTACGTGCCGTTTTTCCCTCCGTTCGTCGTCGACGACGTTGCGTTCATCGTCAATGGAAGTGACAGTGCGTCTGTCACAGCGGTCACGCTGACGTAATAGCCTTCTGGCGGTCAGTCGGATACGTCTCGAAAAGTTCCTATAATACTATTATTCAGGCTTCCAATTTTTGATAATTCACAGTAAGTGTCATTCGAAAGGTTAGTCGCTGCGAGCATCCCGATCGCGCCACGAGCACAGAATGGCCACAACCGACTGCGTCTCTGATAACGATAGCTGTGAGTCTGTACCGACGCAACCGCGGGCCGTCTTGCGGTTGCGTCGGTAACCAGTCACAGCCATCATTATGAGACGTCGATCCCCTCGAGTTTCTGAACCTGGTAGGCGGAGGTCGTCTCGAGGGTCGTCGACAGGACGTCGAAGATCCCGGACTCGCCCTCGTCGAGGAGTCCGTGGCGAGGTCGTTTCGTTCGAATCGACACAGCGAATCGGCGTCGCTGTCGGAGTCGAACGGCGACGACGTGCGCCGTCGCCGGGCGAAAAACGTCAGCCCTGCACTGCTCGCGGTCGTCCGTGCCGCGGGTGGCCGATTACTCCTACTCCTCGTCGAGGTCGCCCTCGAGTTCGTCGACGATCTCGTCGGCGTCGACGTCGGCGTCCTCGAGTGCGTCTTCGATGTCGCCGCCGCCCATACCGCCCATCATGCCGGGCATGCCCATGCCGCCCATGCCGTCGATGACCTCCTGGACGATGACGCGGTCGACGCCGACCTTGTCGATGACGTCCTGGGCGATCTGCTGTTTCGAGAACATCCACTGCTGGTTCATCGTCAACTGCGGCGTGGACTCGACGTACAGCGTCTCTTTCTCGACGGTCTCGGTTTCGAACTCGGGTTCGGCGTCCTCCTCATCTTCGTCGGGTTCGACGGGGACTTCCTCTTCGACCTCCTCGGTCTCGATCCAGAGTTCGGGTTCGACGTCGAGGAACATCTCGAACAGCCCTGCAGCGCGCTGTTCGCGGTCGTCGACGACGTCCGTGATCTCGTAGTCGTACTCGACGTCCTCGCCGGCGAGGGGGTGGTTGAAGTCGACGCGGGCGCGACCGCCGACGATCGTGCTGATGTGGCCGTGGCGGCCGTCGATGTCGATGTGTGCGCCGGGGTAGCGGTCGTCTTCGTCGATCTTCTCTGCGCTGATCGTCTCGACATCGTCGGGGTCGTACTCGCCGAACGCCTCCTCGGCGGGCACCGTGACGGTGCCGGAGGCGCCGGCCTCCTCGCCGATGACCTCGTCCTCGACGGCCTGGAAGATGTGGCCCTCGCCGAGCACGATGGTTCGTGGCTTGAATTCGCGACCCTGGTCGTCGACGCCTTCTTCTTCGGCGACGTCGGGGTCGGTCGTGTCCACCAGCTGACCGTCTTCGACGGTGCGGGCGGTGTAATCGATCTCGACGAAGTCGCCGGGCTGGAGCCCTTCGGTCTCGTCGGCTACGTCTTCGACTTCTTCGTCGACGTCATCGGCCTGCGCTTTCTGCTCGGCCTCCTCTTCCTCGGTCATACATGGTAGGTCCCGCCGTCGACATTTAAGGGCGACGTTTTTGCTCAGCGGGAACGACCGATACTTACGGCCGCTCTCCGTGGCCTCTGATATGTACGAGGTCGAAGTGAAAGTCCCTGCAGAACTCGAGTCCGTTCGCGACCGACTGGCGGAACTCGAGGCCGACCCGCTCGCGACCGTCGTTCAGGAGGACACCTACTACGATGCGCCCCACCGCTCGTTTCCGGACACCGACGAGGCGTTACGGATTCGACGCGAACGAAGGCGAGACGACAGCGGCGACGGAATCGTACGAATCACCTACAAGGGACCGCTGGTCGACGACGACTCGAAGACCCGCGAGGAAGTCGAGACGGGGGTCGACGACGCCGAGGAGATGGCCGCGATCCTCGCGAACCTCGGGTTCGACCCCGCGGCGACGGTCCAGAAGACGCGAGAACGGTTCGCTCTCGAGGGATACACGATCACGCTCGACGTCGTCGACGGCGTCGGCGAGTTCGTCGAGGTCGAAACCGAAACCGACGAAGACGAGATCGACGCCGCTCGTGACGGCGCGTTCGACGTCCTCGAGCGGCTCGGACTGGACCCCGACGAACAGCTCCGGACGTCGTACCTCGAGCTCGCACTCGAGGGCTGAGTCGGTGCCGCTCGCTCGCCCGGATGTATTATCCTGAGACATATTTCGCTCGACATAGCTTTTCGCAAGTTATAGAACCACGCCGACTCAAGATTCGGCAATGACCGAGCGGAACATCCGAGTCGAGCCGATCGACCGGCGAGCAGTAGAGGACCAGGGGATCGAGATCGTCGAACGAAAGGGAATCGGCCACCCCGACTCGATCTGTGACGGAATCGCAGAGAGCGTCGCGGGAGCGCTCGCACGCGAGTACATCGACCGCGTCGGTACGGTTTTGCACTTCAACACCGACGAGACGCAACTGGTCGCTGGCGAGGCCGCACCGGCGTTCGGCGGCGGCGAGGTCGTCGACCCCATCTACGTGCTGATCGTCGGTCGAGCCACGAAACGCTACGAGGGGACGACCATCCCGACCGAGAAGATCGCCCTCGAGGCGGCACGCGAGTATCTGGACGAGCACATCCCGAAACTCGAGTACGGCACCGACGTCGTCGTCGACGTCCGACTCGGCGAGGGAAGCGGCGACCTCCAGGAAGTCTTCGGGGAAGACGGCGCGACGGTGCCGATGGCCAACGACACGAGTTTCGGCGTCGGCCACGCGCCGCTGACCGAGACCGAGCAGATCGTCCTGAACGCCGAGCGGCGACTGAACGGCGAGTACGCGGCCGACCACCCCGAACTCGGCCCCGACGTGAAGATCATGGGCAAACGCGAGGGCGACCAGATCGACGTCACCGTCGCCGCCGCGATGGTCGACGAACACGTCGCGGACATGGACGAGTACGTCGAGGCCGTCGAGTCCGTCCGCGAGTACGTCCGCGACGTCGCCGCGGAGTACACCGACCGCGAGATCGACGTTCACGTCAACACGGCAGACGACTACGAGGAGGGCTCGATCTACCTCACCGTCACCGGTACCTCCGCGGAGAACGGAGACGACGGCTCCGTCGGCCGGGGCAACCGCGCGAACGGCCTCATCACGCCCAACCGCTCGATGTCGATGGAGGCGACCAGCGGCAAGAACCCGGTCAACCACATCGGGAAGATCTACAACCTGCTGTCGACGGAGATCGCCGAGAGCGTCGTCGACGACGTCGACGGCATCCGCGACATGCGGGTCCGCCTGCTCTCCCAGATCGGCCGCCCGATCGACCAGCCCCACGTCGCCGACGTCCACGTCGTCACCGAAGACGGCGTCTCGGTCGCCGACGTCGAAGACGAGATCGAGGCGATCGTCGACCAGCAACTCGCCGACGTGACCGGTATCACCCGCCGCGTCGTCGACGGCGAACTGACGACGTTCTGACAACGAATCGAGAGCGGTCGATTCGACGACTCCTCTCCGCGCTCCGGGTTCGACAGACACAAACCACCTCGCGTGGTACCGAGCGGACGAATTGCGATTCGAAACATCACAGCGAGGGGTCGACGGTGTCTGACTCGAGTCCGAACCCGCGACGCGTGGTCTACGCGGTCGTCGCGAGTACATTCTTCGTCGGCTTCGGCGGTGGCGTCGTCTTCCCGATCCTGCCGAACCTCGGCGAGGTCCTCGGGATCTCCGCGTTTCTGGTCGGCATCATCCTGAGTGCCAACCGCTTCGTCAGGCTGGTGAGCAACGCCCCCGCGGGCGCACTCGTCGATCGGATCGGCACCCGAACGCCGTTCGTCGCCGGCCTCGCGATCGAGGGTGTCGCGACGTTCGGGTACGTGATCGCCATCAACTCGGCGGTACCGGAGGTCTGGTTCCTCCTCGCCCGGATCCTCTGGGGGCTGGGCAGTGCGTTCGTCTTCGCGACAGCGTATACGATCACGGCAGACGTCAGCGAGGCCGACTCGCGCGGGACCAGTATGGGGATCGTCCGTGCCGGAATCACGTTCGGCTTCCCGGCTGGACTCGTCCTCGGCGGCGTCGTCAGCGACCTCTACGGGAACTCGGAGGCGTTCGTCCTCGCCGCCGCGTTCGCCGCGTTCGCGAGCGTCGTCGCCTACCTGATCGTCCCCGAGACCCACGTCGAGGGCGCGAAAGAGTCGGTCAAACCGTGGGACGTCGAACGCACGGTCCCCGCACTCACCGTCGGTCTCGTCAACTTCGGGCTCTACTTCGCGTACATCGGTGTGCTGTTCTCGACGCTCGTCCTCCTGCTCGGCGCTCGAGAGATCACCGTCTTCGGTCTCGACTCGCAGGGCTCCTCGGGGATGTTGATGGCCGTAA
Protein-coding sequences here:
- a CDS encoding FKBP-type peptidyl-prolyl cis-trans isomerase, encoding MTEEEEAEQKAQADDVDEEVEDVADETEGLQPGDFVEIDYTARTVEDGQLVDTTDPDVAEEEGVDDQGREFKPRTIVLGEGHIFQAVEDEVIGEEAGASGTVTVPAEEAFGEYDPDDVETISAEKIDEDDRYPGAHIDIDGRHGHISTIVGGRARVDFNHPLAGEDVEYDYEITDVVDDREQRAAGLFEMFLDVEPELWIETEEVEEEVPVEPDEDEEDAEPEFETETVEKETLYVESTPQLTMNQQWMFSKQQIAQDVIDKVGVDRVIVQEVIDGMGGMGMPGMMGGMGGGDIEDALEDADVDADEIVDELEGDLDEE
- the cyaB gene encoding class IV adenylate cyclase, whose protein sequence is MYEVEVKVPAELESVRDRLAELEADPLATVVQEDTYYDAPHRSFPDTDEALRIRRERRRDDSGDGIVRITYKGPLVDDDSKTREEVETGVDDAEEMAAILANLGFDPAATVQKTRERFALEGYTITLDVVDGVGEFVEVETETDEDEIDAARDGAFDVLERLGLDPDEQLRTSYLELALEG
- a CDS encoding methionine adenosyltransferase; amino-acid sequence: MTERNIRVEPIDRRAVEDQGIEIVERKGIGHPDSICDGIAESVAGALAREYIDRVGTVLHFNTDETQLVAGEAAPAFGGGEVVDPIYVLIVGRATKRYEGTTIPTEKIALEAAREYLDEHIPKLEYGTDVVVDVRLGEGSGDLQEVFGEDGATVPMANDTSFGVGHAPLTETEQIVLNAERRLNGEYAADHPELGPDVKIMGKREGDQIDVTVAAAMVDEHVADMDEYVEAVESVREYVRDVAAEYTDREIDVHVNTADDYEEGSIYLTVTGTSAENGDDGSVGRGNRANGLITPNRSMSMEATSGKNPVNHIGKIYNLLSTEIAESVVDDVDGIRDMRVRLLSQIGRPIDQPHVADVHVVTEDGVSVADVEDEIEAIVDQQLADVTGITRRVVDGELTTF
- a CDS encoding MFS transporter, which translates into the protein MSDSSPNPRRVVYAVVASTFFVGFGGGVVFPILPNLGEVLGISAFLVGIILSANRFVRLVSNAPAGALVDRIGTRTPFVAGLAIEGVATFGYVIAINSAVPEVWFLLARILWGLGSAFVFATAYTITADVSEADSRGTSMGIVRAGITFGFPAGLVLGGVVSDLYGNSEAFVLAAAFAAFASVVAYLIVPETHVEGAKESVKPWDVERTVPALTVGLVNFGLYFAYIGVLFSTLVLLLGAREITVFGLDSQGSSGMLMAVTVLAGATFTLGGGVLSDTVGARVPVLLAFLATTCVGFATLAVSSSIELLVVACFLIGAGQGGVGGPLTALLADLSPEERMGRAMGTNNVLGDVGGGLGPLVSLPLVQRLGFETVYAISALVPLLAGLVLVVGIYVHTGRLSPTIPESLG
- a CDS encoding PQQ-binding-like beta-propeller repeat protein, encoding MRHRSSRRRFLAVTGAIALAGCTGVSDNDETVDLPDEKTTDLDPIGTEWPMKYGDAQRTGHVGVDSGSRPDELAWEWSGSSVMTRPVMADNRLFFSPRGFQGMALDAQTGEALWSKVDIAGLGAADSELVYGRKNGIVAYDAKTGEVEWKQDAEYSGTATLYDGSLYYGSKGFWKHSADDGELMWSVEESGTTDPIAVNDRGVFGIVFVDRIVHIDHEGEFVWEQSTDGRFGDYLTLVDDLVLVDMDAKRSGPTDTNLHAFDADSGERRWEYEIDDSYIITNPVINDDRIFVMDRDGVVHAITLEGDRLWTVDADPNSEGWYGSAIPYGITATDSWLYVMGFDDSVHVLDPDSDSGLTEAKWDYVPFFPPFVVDDVAFIVNGSDSASVTAVTLT